A stretch of the Bacillus anthracis str. Vollum genome encodes the following:
- the cydB gene encoding cytochrome d ubiquinol oxidase subunit II, which translates to MSHDMLAIIWFGLWGVIWTVYFILDGYALGNGMIFPFVTKDRQEQNQLQEAIGPFWGGNEVWLITAGGATFAAFPVTYANMFSYLYTPLFLVLLALFARAAGLEFMHKDDSPIWQKTCKWAFAIGSFLIAFLFGVTFANLYYGLQIGKNGYEGNLLSLLNHYGILGGLFFTAIFVVSGALWVMIKTTGEVSDRAYKIARPFSMAAAIILAIFYVATANRTNLFQNFTEYPVLFILPVLAMLMSVLALIMVYKHKIGLAFTFVCLTIAMFMTTGFAGMFPRMLPSRINDAYSTTLYNAAGSQLNLKIMFFVAMVMVPIVIGYQLWSYSIFKNKIHKDSAKGYH; encoded by the coding sequence TTTCCTTTCGTTACGAAAGATCGACAAGAACAAAATCAATTACAAGAAGCAATTGGCCCGTTCTGGGGCGGTAATGAAGTGTGGTTAATTACAGCTGGTGGTGCAACATTTGCTGCCTTCCCAGTCACTTATGCAAATATGTTTAGTTATTTATATACACCGTTATTCTTAGTATTACTTGCACTATTTGCTCGGGCTGCTGGACTGGAATTCATGCATAAAGATGATTCACCAATTTGGCAAAAAACTTGTAAATGGGCATTTGCAATTGGTAGTTTCTTAATTGCTTTCCTATTCGGTGTTACATTTGCTAATCTTTATTACGGACTGCAAATCGGAAAAAATGGCTATGAAGGAAATTTACTTAGCTTACTAAATCATTACGGTATTTTAGGAGGGTTGTTCTTCACTGCTATATTCGTCGTATCCGGTGCCCTTTGGGTTATGATTAAAACGACTGGTGAAGTATCCGACCGTGCTTATAAAATCGCAAGACCATTTTCAATGGCAGCTGCTATCATTTTAGCTATTTTCTATGTAGCAACTGCAAATCGTACAAATTTATTCCAAAACTTCACAGAGTACCCGGTACTATTCATTCTTCCAGTACTTGCAATGTTAATGAGTGTACTCGCGCTTATTATGGTGTACAAACATAAAATCGGTCTTGCATTCACATTCGTTTGCTTAACAATCGCAATGTTTATGACAACTGGCTTTGCGGGTATGTTCCCAAGAATGTTACCATCTCGTATTAATGATGCTTATAGTACAACGTTATACAACGCAGCTGGTAGTCAATTAAACTTAAAAATTATGTTCTTCGTTGCAATGGTTATGGTACCAATTGTTATTGGATATCAACTTTGGAGTTACAGTATCTTTAAAAATAAAATTCATAAAGACTCTGCTAAAGGGTATCACTAA
- a CDS encoding spore germination protein has protein sequence MKVGDKMPSVVEGVIIENCNGTINLGDKYNVQPIEKTQAYNGSGSSNTGIKVQTFSGISTADVGDSDANDQGIQFTL, from the coding sequence ATGAAAGTGGGTGACAAAATGCCATCAGTTGTGGAAGGTGTTATTATTGAAAACTGTAACGGAACGATTAATTTAGGAGATAAATATAATGTGCAGCCGATTGAAAAAACGCAAGCTTATAATGGATCGGGATCATCGAATACAGGGATTAAAGTACAAACATTTAGCGGGATTAGTACAGCAGATGTAGGGGATAGTGATGCGAATGACCAAGGAATACAATTTACTTTATAG
- a CDS encoding S-layer homology domain-containing protein encodes MGLKKLIVTGAIVATTAFTSIGTAQASAGFKDVPNNHWSYKAIMDLANKNVVAGYGNGLFGFGDDVTREQVAALMFRHLKPTVKEQYNNPYKDITDRSTMFKKEILALTEMGVFVGDNTGKFRPKDSLTREEMAQILTRGFQLQIRGDHNFPDVDRNGWANPAITAIKSNYITAGTGDGKFAPKMHVSREQYVQFLYNATLPFEERPGAKQPQPQPKPEVKPDPKRFANCKEANDAGYYDITRDSPYYGKHLDRDGDGIACEKKKKGK; translated from the coding sequence ATGGGATTAAAAAAATTAATTGTAACAGGTGCAATTGTTGCAACTACAGCATTTACTTCAATTGGAACAGCGCAGGCAAGCGCAGGTTTTAAAGATGTTCCAAACAATCATTGGTCTTATAAAGCAATTATGGATTTAGCAAATAAAAACGTTGTTGCTGGATACGGAAATGGACTTTTTGGATTTGGGGATGATGTAACGCGTGAGCAAGTTGCCGCTCTTATGTTCCGTCATTTAAAACCGACAGTAAAAGAACAGTATAACAATCCATATAAAGATATTACGGATCGTTCAACTATGTTTAAAAAAGAGATTCTTGCTTTAACAGAGATGGGTGTATTCGTTGGAGATAACACAGGAAAATTTAGACCGAAAGATTCGTTAACTCGTGAAGAAATGGCACAAATTTTGACAAGAGGATTCCAATTGCAAATTAGAGGGGATCATAATTTCCCGGATGTCGATAGAAATGGATGGGCGAATCCTGCGATTACTGCAATTAAATCAAATTATATTACGGCTGGAACTGGTGATGGTAAATTCGCACCTAAAATGCATGTAAGTCGTGAGCAATACGTTCAGTTCTTATATAATGCAACGTTACCATTTGAAGAAAGACCAGGAGCAAAACAACCACAGCCACAACCGAAACCAGAAGTAAAACCAGATCCGAAACGTTTTGCTAACTGTAAAGAAGCAAACGATGCGGGATATTATGATATTACAAGAGATAGCCCATATTATGGTAAGCATTTAGACCGTGATGGCGATGGGATTGCTTGTGAGAAAAAGAAAAAAGGTAAATAA
- a CDS encoding YdcF family protein, giving the protein MLYFGIIPLILFIIFLISYLKDPRKIINGFLFNTFICFFLLFCVIISVNSSSDILRYSIILPILALIIMIPFGIVALMFGLFLNARILMKREGRRFTNCLTLLAALGILFFMLLPIISPASLFSSHLEPIFAGISLITVYFFIHLSNFLTAYFLYQFNRPRRNQDFIIVLGSGLINDKVPPLLASRIHKAIDFYWKQAAVNTPPTIIFSGGQGPDEGLPEAEAMQKYAVEKGIPLEHTVQENRSVNTYQNMLFSKEIMDSLKPEGKYRSIFTTNNFHLFRAGIYARQAGLNSQGIGSKTAFYYWPNAMIREYVAIVVMGRKRHMKFCGVILGFALFVSVLSFIFS; this is encoded by the coding sequence ATGCTGTATTTCGGAATTATCCCTCTTATACTGTTTATTATTTTTCTTATCTCCTATTTAAAAGATCCACGAAAAATAATAAACGGCTTTTTATTTAATACCTTTATCTGTTTTTTCCTTCTTTTTTGTGTAATTATATCTGTGAATTCTAGTAGTGATATCTTACGCTATAGTATCATTTTACCTATTTTAGCACTTATCATTATGATTCCTTTTGGTATTGTTGCTTTAATGTTTGGGTTATTTCTTAATGCTAGAATTTTAATGAAGCGAGAAGGACGACGTTTTACTAACTGTTTAACGCTCCTTGCAGCTTTAGGGATTTTATTCTTTATGTTACTTCCTATTATAAGTCCAGCAAGTTTGTTCTCTTCACATTTAGAGCCTATTTTCGCTGGTATTTCTCTTATAACAGTATATTTCTTTATACACTTATCTAATTTCTTAACTGCTTATTTTCTATACCAATTCAACAGACCAAGACGTAATCAAGATTTCATCATCGTTCTTGGTAGCGGCTTAATTAATGATAAAGTACCACCTTTACTTGCAAGTCGTATTCATAAAGCAATCGACTTTTACTGGAAACAAGCAGCTGTGAATACACCACCAACAATTATATTCTCTGGTGGCCAAGGTCCAGATGAAGGGCTTCCTGAAGCAGAAGCGATGCAAAAGTATGCTGTTGAAAAAGGAATTCCGCTTGAACATACAGTACAAGAAAATCGTTCTGTCAACACATATCAAAATATGTTGTTCTCTAAAGAAATTATGGATTCTTTAAAACCTGAAGGTAAGTATAGAAGTATCTTTACAACAAACAACTTCCATCTTTTCCGCGCTGGTATATACGCAAGGCAAGCCGGTCTTAATAGCCAAGGAATTGGATCAAAAACTGCCTTTTATTACTGGCCGAACGCGATGATTCGTGAATATGTTGCGATTGTCGTAATGGGACGTAAACGTCATATGAAGTTTTGCGGAGTTATTTTAGGATTCGCTTTATTTGTATCAGTACTTAGTTTTATATTCTCTTAA
- a CDS encoding YitT family protein, translated as MEKIIKNKPNKLKIASKALMIIIGAFITAYGLEAVLIPNNVSDGGVTGLSIVSSRLFGLPLGALIAIINIPFVWLGYKQIGKSFAIYSIIGIASLAIGTVVMHGIPAIIEGDTLLVTVVGGIIIGFGMGLALRNGGALDGIDMLAVLLSRKLPFGTSDLILFLNMFVFIFVSTVFGLQGAILSAIAYFIASKVIHIVEVGLSGSKAFKIITKEPELMVETIRDRLGRSATYNEVYGGYSREKFKEISCVINRLEESKMKELINEIDPHAFITVYDVAEVKGGNFKKRDIH; from the coding sequence ATGGAGAAAATTATCAAAAACAAGCCCAATAAGCTAAAAATCGCTTCAAAAGCTTTGATGATTATTATTGGGGCATTTATCACAGCGTACGGATTAGAAGCAGTATTAATTCCAAATAACGTATCAGACGGTGGTGTAACTGGTTTGAGTATCGTTAGTTCAAGATTATTTGGATTGCCATTAGGAGCTCTAATCGCAATTATTAACATTCCTTTCGTTTGGTTAGGATATAAGCAAATCGGTAAAAGCTTTGCAATTTATTCTATTATTGGGATTGCTTCATTAGCAATAGGTACCGTTGTCATGCACGGAATACCAGCTATTATTGAAGGCGATACATTATTAGTTACAGTTGTTGGTGGTATCATTATCGGTTTTGGTATGGGACTAGCATTACGTAACGGCGGGGCATTAGATGGAATCGATATGCTAGCTGTATTACTTTCTCGCAAGTTACCATTTGGAACGAGTGACCTTATTTTATTCTTAAACATGTTCGTATTTATTTTCGTATCAACAGTATTCGGTCTTCAAGGAGCTATCCTTTCGGCAATTGCTTACTTTATTGCTTCGAAAGTGATTCATATCGTTGAAGTTGGTTTAAGTGGTTCGAAAGCATTTAAAATTATTACAAAAGAACCTGAATTAATGGTAGAAACAATTCGTGATCGTTTAGGCCGAAGTGCAACATATAACGAAGTGTACGGTGGTTATTCAAGAGAGAAATTCAAAGAAATTTCTTGTGTAATTAACCGTTTAGAAGAAAGTAAAATGAAAGAACTTATTAATGAAATCGATCCACACGCCTTTATTACAGTTTATGACGTAGCAGAAGTAAAAGGCGGTAACTTTAAGAAACGTGATATTCATTAA
- a CDS encoding DUF4247 domain-containing protein: MSNRLFTMIKSFVIPILAIVILLVVAGYALSGCQGGQTKSIQDRYPLESVAKEGKQESYVYRAANRSVPAVAKELINEREPKQASKEDENQMFLVYSDKIYNLQKDKEKPSDTLIEISNKEFVRQNYQPSFLQGYIMGSILNDIFGSRKSSYGDYRGYNDRQIHKPVIPERPPTKEEKKTPPPITKEGKGSIIKRGDNVDSKSSVGDTGSITKKGSNTPPPSTGSKGKITKNPGGSSGSDVKPKSSIKTPPRNTSPPKTRVGGSGKITKRR, from the coding sequence ATGTCAAACCGATTGTTTACCATGATTAAATCGTTCGTGATCCCTATACTTGCTATCGTTATATTACTTGTTGTTGCTGGATATGCCTTATCAGGTTGCCAAGGCGGACAGACAAAGTCGATTCAAGACCGTTATCCACTTGAATCTGTCGCAAAAGAAGGTAAACAAGAATCTTACGTGTATAGGGCCGCCAATCGGTCAGTTCCTGCAGTAGCGAAGGAACTCATTAATGAAAGAGAACCGAAGCAAGCATCTAAAGAAGACGAAAATCAAATGTTCCTCGTTTATTCTGATAAGATTTATAACTTGCAAAAGGATAAAGAGAAGCCATCTGATACGTTAATTGAAATAAGTAATAAAGAGTTTGTCCGTCAAAATTATCAACCGTCCTTCCTGCAAGGATATATTATGGGAAGTATTTTAAACGATATATTCGGTTCACGAAAATCATCGTACGGTGATTATCGCGGATATAATGACAGACAAATTCATAAACCGGTTATTCCAGAGAGACCACCTACGAAAGAAGAAAAGAAAACCCCGCCTCCAATTACGAAGGAAGGGAAAGGATCTATCATTAAGCGAGGCGATAATGTAGATTCGAAATCTTCTGTAGGAGATACAGGAAGTATTACGAAAAAAGGAAGCAACACGCCTCCGCCTTCTACTGGAAGCAAAGGGAAAATTACGAAAAATCCAGGTGGTTCAAGCGGATCAGATGTGAAGCCGAAATCATCTATTAAAACGCCGCCAAGGAATACATCTCCCCCGAAAACGAGGGTCGGTGGTTCAGGAAAGATTACGAAGAGAAGATAG
- a CDS encoding DUF4178 domain-containing protein yields MSLFKRIKNIMKSPEPPKPEKSLLTLAPGDMVEVSLVMYELTGKTSMHSRKEIVLTLQDGKDIRYLKIEDRENTYYKLYTPIDGRLDSIDEIPTTIEMDDTEYHMEEQYNGRVVVMGKTPFSASEEQYVWEFQSDNRKLLRIEWQNGRTMMYEGEAIIPADVQIIRAT; encoded by the coding sequence ATGAGTTTATTTAAACGAATTAAAAATATAATGAAAAGCCCAGAACCACCGAAACCAGAGAAAAGTTTATTAACGTTAGCTCCTGGCGATATGGTTGAAGTTTCATTAGTCATGTACGAATTAACTGGAAAAACGAGTATGCATTCTCGTAAAGAAATTGTTTTAACACTGCAAGACGGGAAAGATATTCGTTATTTAAAAATTGAAGACCGTGAGAATACGTATTACAAATTATATACACCAATCGATGGTCGTCTAGATTCAATTGATGAAATTCCGACGACAATTGAAATGGATGATACAGAGTATCATATGGAAGAGCAATATAACGGACGTGTTGTTGTGATGGGGAAAACGCCATTCTCTGCTTCAGAAGAACAGTATGTATGGGAATTTCAATCAGATAACCGAAAATTATTGCGTATTGAATGGCAAAATGGTCGCACAATGATGTATGAGGGAGAAGCAATTATTCCTGCTGATGTACAAATTATAAGAGCAACGTAA
- a CDS encoding DUF350 domain-containing protein — translation MTWMNVVAMLVWTGASAVLLFAIMWVDSIFTKYNDLKEIKNGNTAVTTRFVMKLFAQGYILSQSITKANDLWQALLASAVSFVILLVVEMFIEFVLKKMAGLDLEEGTKEGSVAHAMLAGSLHIVGALILGACL, via the coding sequence ATGACATGGATGAATGTAGTTGCCATGCTTGTATGGACTGGAGCGAGTGCAGTACTTTTATTTGCAATTATGTGGGTTGATTCAATTTTTACGAAATACAATGATTTAAAAGAAATTAAAAATGGGAATACAGCTGTAACAACTCGTTTCGTTATGAAATTATTTGCGCAAGGGTACATTTTATCTCAATCGATTACGAAAGCAAATGACTTATGGCAAGCGCTACTTGCATCAGCAGTTTCTTTCGTTATTTTATTAGTGGTAGAAATGTTTATCGAATTTGTATTAAAGAAAATGGCTGGCTTAGATTTAGAAGAAGGTACAAAAGAAGGCAGTGTTGCACACGCGATGTTGGCCGGATCATTACATATTGTTGGTGCACTTATTTTAGGTGCTTGTTTATAA
- a CDS encoding PspA/IM30 family protein, which translates to MSVFKRLRDLTMSNVYSLIEKAEDPVKMTDQYLRDMQADVQEAEKSVAAQIALEKKFKILFEEQEALVKKREEQAHMAVQASNLDLARRALEEKQNAEQKMNEYKASYEQNKAAADNLRLKLEEMRKQLTELKNKRETLVARVNAAKAQKNINQAMSGFDSNSAKAGLSRMEEKALQLEAEAEASGEVYKKEKSLDDEFASLNKNSAVDDELARIMKQYEK; encoded by the coding sequence ATGTCTGTATTTAAACGATTACGAGATTTAACAATGTCGAATGTGTATTCATTAATTGAAAAAGCGGAAGATCCAGTTAAGATGACGGATCAATATTTACGCGATATGCAAGCGGATGTACAAGAAGCAGAGAAAAGTGTAGCGGCTCAAATTGCACTTGAGAAGAAATTCAAAATCTTATTTGAAGAGCAAGAAGCACTTGTGAAAAAACGTGAAGAGCAAGCTCATATGGCTGTTCAAGCAAGCAATCTTGACCTTGCGCGTCGTGCTCTTGAAGAAAAGCAAAATGCAGAGCAAAAGATGAATGAGTATAAAGCAAGCTATGAGCAAAACAAAGCCGCTGCTGATAATCTTCGCCTGAAGCTAGAAGAAATGCGTAAGCAATTAACTGAGCTGAAAAATAAACGTGAGACACTTGTAGCACGTGTAAATGCGGCGAAAGCACAAAAGAATATTAATCAGGCGATGTCTGGATTTGATTCAAACTCAGCGAAAGCTGGTTTAAGCCGTATGGAAGAGAAAGCTCTTCAATTAGAGGCTGAAGCAGAAGCAAGCGGTGAAGTGTACAAAAAAGAAAAGTCATTAGATGATGAATTCGCAAGCTTAAACAAAAATTCTGCTGTTGATGATGAATTAGCTCGTATTATGAAGCAGTATGAGAAATAA
- a CDS encoding lipoprotein BA_5634 family protein: MKKLVGIGLAAAISFGALSGCSLLGEKANGFVLYGTEEQVTQIADKNKKEVKEKDFYKMKMTTLDGKKVLVMDKKTGEELVKKELLSKVDAKDDTKPLDKLPAVTTEQGVLFAKEKVENATLDRAKLKYEGNTIIGSGRTYTDMYAIVDDATYSNVKGDEKSVGVLKFDKDPSKEFPGKNDVESSQLVKIKK; encoded by the coding sequence ATGAAAAAATTAGTAGGAATCGGATTAGCAGCAGCAATTTCATTCGGAGCATTATCAGGTTGTTCTTTATTAGGAGAAAAAGCAAACGGATTTGTACTGTACGGAACAGAAGAGCAAGTAACACAAATTGCAGATAAAAATAAAAAAGAAGTGAAAGAAAAAGACTTCTATAAAATGAAAATGACAACATTAGACGGTAAAAAAGTTCTTGTCATGGATAAGAAAACTGGTGAAGAACTTGTGAAGAAAGAGTTACTTAGCAAAGTGGATGCAAAAGACGACACGAAGCCACTTGATAAATTACCAGCTGTAACAACAGAACAAGGTGTATTATTCGCAAAAGAGAAAGTAGAAAATGCTACACTTGATCGGGCAAAATTAAAATACGAAGGCAATACAATTATCGGAAGTGGCCGTACATATACAGATATGTATGCCATTGTTGATGACGCAACTTACAGCAATGTAAAAGGTGATGAAAAATCTGTTGGGGTATTAAAATTTGATAAAGACCCAAGTAAAGAATTTCCTGGAAAGAATGATGTAGAATCATCACAACTTGTAAAAATTAAGAAGTAA
- a CDS encoding FeoB-associated Cys-rich membrane protein, giving the protein MMVNIIIGAIIFGYAAYTLVNFVKKSKKGKCAACSLNKSCQSNTCSPDMEKIAHK; this is encoded by the coding sequence GTGATGGTCAATATTATAATTGGAGCTATCATTTTTGGTTATGCAGCATACACGTTAGTTAACTTTGTAAAGAAAAGTAAAAAAGGAAAATGCGCGGCATGTTCTTTAAATAAATCATGCCAGTCGAATACTTGTAGTCCGGATATGGAGAAAATTGCTCATAAATAG
- the feoB gene encoding ferrous iron transport protein B: MNKVALLGNPNTGKTSLFNALTGSYEYVGNWSGVTVEKKVGKLKDKQGTLIDLPGVYDLNPVSRDEGVVTNFLLTEEFQHMLNIVDSSQFERNMHLTLQLLEFGKPVSIGLNMIDVAKQRGIVIDVKRLSELLGVTVVPVVARSGKGCEELLATLKENDKKEKQPFIISYGVQMDGGIGEVISLLEKANYEHPRWLALQFLSNNEVVEKEMKALPIYKELIAIRSRLEEKLDCTLEEHIYKTREAYIEKLKTNVMKHEKEGKIPFSEKIDRLITHKILGLPIFLAVMFFIFQVTFTWIGTPLSDMLDEFFAGQLTDWVTAGLTSIGASDFIQALVTEGIIAGVGAVLVFVPQIFALFFFISLLEDSGYMARIAVVMDRIMEFFGLNGKAFIPMIIGFGCNVPGIMAARTIEQEKERLLTVLVTPFMSCSARLPVYALFAGVFFPKSQATVVFSLYVAGIALALLVTKIMSLTILKAEKSIFVIELPPYRVPQAKTLWLSTWEKGKGFVRKAGTFIFGGSVVIWLLNYAGPSGFGVDMGDSYLAMIGGFIAPLFAPLGFGTWQAAASLLTGFLAKEVVVSTMAIIYAVKEDVLGNVMGAHYTALSAYAFMFFILLYVPCLATVAVIKRETGSAKWTIFSVVYPLVVAYVLTFIIYQVGSLLGV, from the coding sequence GTGAATAAGGTAGCTTTGCTAGGGAATCCGAATACAGGGAAAACATCATTATTTAATGCACTTACTGGCTCTTATGAATACGTAGGAAACTGGAGCGGTGTAACAGTAGAAAAGAAGGTTGGTAAATTAAAAGATAAGCAAGGAACATTAATTGATTTACCAGGTGTGTATGATTTGAATCCAGTTTCACGTGATGAAGGTGTTGTAACAAACTTTCTACTAACAGAAGAATTTCAGCATATGTTAAATATTGTGGATTCTTCGCAATTTGAACGGAATATGCATTTAACGTTGCAATTACTTGAATTTGGTAAGCCAGTTTCAATTGGTTTAAATATGATTGATGTGGCGAAGCAAAGAGGAATTGTCATTGATGTAAAACGATTATCAGAACTATTAGGTGTAACAGTCGTTCCTGTCGTTGCAAGAAGTGGAAAAGGCTGTGAAGAATTACTTGCGACTCTTAAAGAAAATGACAAAAAAGAGAAACAACCATTCATTATTTCATATGGTGTACAAATGGATGGAGGAATTGGAGAAGTAATTTCTCTTTTAGAGAAAGCGAATTATGAGCATCCGAGATGGTTAGCGCTTCAATTTTTAAGCAATAACGAAGTAGTAGAAAAAGAAATGAAAGCATTACCAATTTATAAGGAACTTATAGCCATTCGATCTCGCTTAGAAGAAAAACTTGATTGTACGTTGGAAGAGCATATTTATAAAACTCGTGAAGCGTATATTGAAAAGTTAAAAACAAATGTTATGAAGCATGAGAAAGAAGGGAAAATTCCTTTTTCAGAAAAAATTGATAGATTAATTACACATAAAATTTTAGGACTTCCAATCTTTTTAGCAGTTATGTTTTTTATTTTTCAGGTTACGTTTACGTGGATTGGGACACCACTGTCAGATATGTTAGATGAGTTTTTTGCTGGGCAGCTTACGGATTGGGTGACAGCTGGACTTACAAGTATCGGAGCTTCTGATTTTATTCAAGCACTCGTTACAGAAGGTATTATTGCCGGTGTTGGTGCTGTATTAGTATTCGTTCCACAAATCTTTGCACTATTCTTTTTCATTTCATTATTAGAAGACTCAGGATATATGGCGCGAATTGCAGTTGTTATGGATAGAATTATGGAGTTCTTCGGTTTAAACGGAAAAGCGTTCATTCCGATGATTATCGGTTTTGGCTGTAATGTTCCAGGTATTATGGCAGCGAGAACGATTGAACAAGAAAAAGAACGTTTACTTACAGTTCTTGTAACACCATTTATGTCTTGTTCAGCACGTTTACCTGTATATGCACTGTTTGCGGGAGTATTCTTCCCAAAAAGTCAGGCAACTGTTGTATTTTCTTTATATGTTGCAGGTATTGCTCTAGCGTTACTCGTTACAAAAATTATGTCTCTTACCATTTTAAAAGCGGAAAAATCTATTTTCGTTATTGAGCTACCTCCTTACCGCGTACCACAAGCGAAAACGTTATGGTTAAGTACGTGGGAGAAAGGAAAAGGATTTGTTCGTAAAGCAGGTACATTTATCTTCGGTGGTTCGGTTGTCATTTGGTTATTAAACTATGCAGGTCCATCAGGATTTGGTGTTGATATGGGAGACAGTTACTTAGCGATGATTGGTGGATTTATCGCACCACTATTTGCACCGCTCGGTTTTGGAACGTGGCAAGCTGCAGCATCCCTTTTAACAGGATTTTTAGCGAAGGAAGTTGTCGTTTCTACAATGGCAATTATTTATGCGGTGAAAGAAGATGTGCTTGGCAATGTAATGGGAGCACATTATACAGCATTATCAGCTTATGCATTTATGTTCTTTATTTTATTATATGTTCCATGTTTAGCGACAGTAGCCGTTATTAAACGTGAAACGGGTTCAGCGAAATGGACGATTTTCTCAGTCGTTTATCCGCTCGTAGTTGCTTATGTATTAACGTTTATTATATACCAAGTTGGATCTTTACTCGGAGTCTAA
- a CDS encoding FeoA family protein: MSLVDIKIGEKVLVKSMRSLDYLLKRRLAAFGLSEGSELRMKQKAMFKGPCTLECRGQLISIRHCDAKMIKVELA, encoded by the coding sequence ATGAGCTTAGTAGATATTAAAATCGGTGAGAAAGTGTTAGTAAAAAGTATGCGGTCTTTAGATTATTTATTAAAGAGAAGGCTAGCTGCTTTTGGTCTTTCTGAAGGAAGCGAACTTCGTATGAAGCAGAAAGCGATGTTCAAAGGTCCTTGTACATTGGAGTGTCGTGGACAGTTAATTAGTATTCGTCATTGTGACGCGAAAATGATAAAGGTGGAATTAGCGTGA
- the thiT gene encoding energy-coupled thiamine transporter ThiT has product MRNTNLQAMIESAILAAFAMVIDILPLSIKLPTGGSISFAMIPIFIIAYRWGFKSAFLGGLVWGLLQIVVGDAYILTPVQAFIEYFIAFAFIGFAGLFYRPIQKALLTSNENNLEQSNLDSRKDKASSKQNEGKKVLGYIILATFIGSFARYFCHFIAGIIFWGQYAPKGQSAVLYSLIVNGSTMIGSYILCTVLLIFLFLTSPRLFKSINAYQINANKKGA; this is encoded by the coding sequence ATGCGTAACACCAATTTACAAGCGATGATCGAATCTGCTATTCTTGCAGCCTTCGCCATGGTTATCGACATTTTACCATTATCAATTAAACTTCCAACAGGCGGTTCCATCTCATTTGCTATGATTCCTATTTTTATTATTGCATACCGCTGGGGCTTTAAATCAGCTTTCTTAGGTGGTTTAGTTTGGGGACTATTACAAATTGTCGTGGGAGATGCTTACATTTTAACACCTGTTCAAGCATTCATTGAGTACTTCATTGCCTTTGCTTTTATTGGATTTGCTGGCTTATTCTATCGTCCAATTCAAAAAGCACTTTTAACGTCTAATGAAAATAACTTAGAACAATCAAATTTAGATAGCCGTAAAGACAAAGCTTCTTCAAAACAAAACGAAGGTAAGAAAGTTCTTGGTTATATTATCCTTGCTACATTTATCGGTAGCTTTGCTCGCTATTTCTGTCACTTTATTGCTGGTATCATTTTCTGGGGACAATATGCACCGAAAGGGCAATCAGCTGTGCTATATTCATTAATCGTAAATGGTAGTACAATGATTGGTTCCTATATTCTATGTACCGTTTTACTTATATTTTTATTCCTTACTTCACCACGCTTATTCAAGAGCATCAATGCTTATCAAATAAATGCAAACAAAAAGGGCGCTTAA